The following proteins are co-located in the Pyxicephalus adspersus chromosome Z, UCB_Pads_2.0, whole genome shotgun sequence genome:
- the LOC140344451 gene encoding uncharacterized protein, producing MSRFGPAKVLLYWAALLSVCNASPIKFCKDPSYMPSSSSDANALLPVCDGSPGYVRISGSSISQSGSLSGGSSSQSVFSQQSSFQSGSMSGGGSSGQSGSGGSGSQMIIASGGGGGGGGGGSSFSQSSMSGGGSGSRGTGTQIISSGGGSMSGGGSSQSISSFHAAGGSSQQSSVIIAGNANPPPRIGSGGVIVNHNSMSSGGNTGFISGSSSGGGGSAIQNPVVLGTIKFIPSQGGASGVVSGGSFGQSSSGSIGIGSSSSMGSGGSYQSSSFGMGSSGGSSHVGAGSFHGSSSSGTGQFVGSSSMGSGQFVGSSSMGSGQFVGSSSMGSGQFVGSSGLGTGQFAGSSGGAGGGSLQQISSGGSSVSGGGVANPPRLPGGINPNDVPVSRGCNKLIGGGSGQGSIGGGGGLSQNQNQVSGGGIGGGFGQISQSQNQGSVSGGGTGGGLAQISQSQNQVINKPPGGGSGGFSQQSQSGR from the exons aTGCTTCACCAATTAAATTTTGCAAGGACCCAAGCTACATGCCCTCTAGTTCTTCTG ATGCCAATGCTCTTCTTCCAGTATGTGATGGCTCTCCAGGATATGTTCGAATTTCCGGTAGCTCCATCA GCCAATCTGGATCTTTGAGTGGAGGAAGCAGCTCCCAGTCTGTATTTAGTCAGCAGTCCAGCTTTCAAAGTGGCAGCATGTCAGGTGGTGGTTCCTCTGGGCAATCTGGAAGTGGAGGCTCTGGTAGCCAGATGATTATTGCTTctggaggtggtggtggtggtggaggaggaggcagcTCATTTAGCCAATCCAGCATGTCCGGAGGAGGTTCTGGAAGCCGAGGCACAGGTACCCAGATAATTTCTTCTGGAGGAGGAAGCATGTCTGGAGGTGGAAGTAGCCAGAGCATATCTTCATTCCATGCAGCTGGGGGGAGCTCTCAGCAAAGCTCCGTCATCATTGCAGGAAATGCAAACCCTCCTCCAAGAATAGGTAGTGGTGGAGTGATTGTCAACCACAACAGCATGTCATCCGGTGGAAACACAGGATTTATTTCAGGATCTTCAAGTGGAGGAGGCGGCTCAGCCATACAAAATCCTGTCGTgcttggaacaataaaatttatcCCATCACAAGGAGGAGCATCTGGTGTAGTAAGTGGAGGTTCATTTGGACAGAGCAGTTCTGGATCAATAGGAATTGGTTCAAGCTCATCCATGGGTAGTGGGGGATCCTACCAATCATCCTCATTTGGAATGGGATCTTCCGGAGGATCATCACATGTAGGCGCAGGTTCATTTCACGGATCTTCAAGTTCAGGCACCGGCCAATTTGTTGGATCATCAAGCATGGGCTCTGGCCAATTTGTTGGATCATCAAGCATGGGCTCCGGCCAATTTGTTGGATCATCAAGCATGGGCTCCGGCCAATTTGTTGGATCATCAGGCCTAGGCACTGGccagtttgctggatcttctGGTGGAGCTGGAGGTGGTTCTCTACAACAAATTAGCAGTGGAGGATCCAGTGTCAGTGGTGGTGGTGTCGCAAATCCACCCAGATTGCCAG GAGGAATAAACCCAAATGATGTTCCAGTATCCAGGGGTTGCAACAAGCTCATAGGAGGTGGAT CTGGCCAAGGATCAATTGGTGGAGGTGGTGGCCTGTCCCAAAACCAGAACCAGGTTTCCGGTGGTGGTATTGGAGGTGGCTTTGGTCAGATCTCCCAGTCGCAAAACCAAGGATCAGTAAGTGGAGGAGGAACTGGCGGAGGTCTAGCTCAGATATCCCAATCACAGAATCAAGTCATAAATAAACCACCTGGAGGTGGATCTGGAG GTTTTTCCCAGCAATCACAATCTGGAAGATAG